A window from Cotesia glomerata isolate CgM1 unplaced genomic scaffold, MPM_Cglom_v2.3 scaffold_14, whole genome shotgun sequence encodes these proteins:
- the LOC123273794 gene encoding uncharacterized protein LOC123273794, translated as MLPAGNGQPKAERLSIHVTGINTDKNLKTPILSDGTGESQASAIFETLIEWDLCDNVKAMCFDTTSSNTGCFNGVCALLEDKIGRDLLYLACHHHTSELMLRNVAEVAWPVTNSPNVPIFKRLRDN; from the exons ATGCTTCCTGCGGGAAATGGTCAACCAAAAGCAGAACGATTATCAATACACGTCACCGGAATaaatactgataaaaatttaaaaactccgaTTCTCTCTGATGGCACAGGTGAAAGCCAAGCTTCAGCCATTTTTGAAACGCTGATAGAGTGGGATCTTTGCGATAATGTTAAAGCAATGTGCTTTGATACAACTAGTTCAAATACCG GTTGTTTTAATGGCGTATGTGCATTATTAGAAGATAAAATTGGCCGTGACTTATTATATCTTGCTTGTCACCATCATACTTCTGAATTGATGTTACGAAATGTTGCAGAAGTTGCTTGGCCAGTGACGAATAGTCCAAATGTACCAATTTTCAAAAGACTCAGAgataattga